One window from the genome of Balaenoptera musculus isolate JJ_BM4_2016_0621 chromosome 3, mBalMus1.pri.v3, whole genome shotgun sequence encodes:
- the SOX30 gene encoding transcription factor SOX-30 isoform X2 gives MERARPEPPPQPRQLTRATPRRPLRPAPPPLPVEGASLRAAAAEPSASPPTPCAAAIATVASSCGEATASGVQPAARRVLQVNPEQVLLLPPGPPLPQAREEEAAASPAQARLLQLRPELLLLPPPPPSSEGAPCRPQLHPVQPWQLHVKAEKQEPDPSLDPSVGPRRAVKAGPKASRAAKAGGPGPALDSPRGDEKGKLEEEEVMSYKAKGGEGKSLAAIREGVIKTEEPERLREDYRLGTEPASSGLIHGSKDVTLTQPSSAFGPHQQDLRIPLTLHTVPPGALIQFQRPPPSELIRLTKVPLTPVPIKMQSLLEPSVKIETKDVPLTVLPSDAGIPDTPFSKDRNGHVKRPMNAFMVWARIHRPALAKANPAANNAEISVQLGLEWNKLSEEQKKPYYDEAQKIKEKHREEFPGWVYQPRPGKRKRFPLSVSNVLSGTTQNIISTNPTTIYPCCSPTYSVVIPSLQNTITHSVARAHIVGLLLAMEIFQVQCQNALVIMKADTKNMRLCFQL, from the exons atggagAGAGCCAGGCCGGAGCCGCCGCCTCAGCCGCGCCAACTGACGCGGGCGACCCCGCGGCGCCCGCTGCGCCCCGCTCCGCCCCCGCTGCCTGTCGAGGGCGCCTCCCTTCGGGCAGCGGCCGCGGAGCCCTCTGCGTCGCCGCCCACCCCGTGCGCGGCCGCCATTGCGACCGTAGCCTCGTCGTGCGGGGAGGCTACGGCGTCGGGCGTACAGCCCGCGGCACGGCGGGTGCTGCAGGTGAACCCGGAGCAGGTGTTACTGCTGCCGCCTGGGCCACCACTGCCTCAGGCCCGGGAGGAAGAGGCAGCCGCCTCTCCCGCGCAGGCGCGGCTGCTGCAGCTGAGGCCGGAGCTACtactgctgccgccgccgccgccctcaTCCGAGGGCGCCCCCTGCAGGCCTCAGTTGCACCCGGTGCAGCCCTGGCAGCTGCATGTTAAGGCAGAGAAGCAGGAGCCGGACCCCAGTTTGGATCCGTCAGTGGGACCTCGGAGGGCCGTCAAGGCGGGCCCTAAGGCCTCCAGGGCGGCGAAAGCGGGAGGCCCCGGGCCGGCCCTCGACAGCCCCCGAGGGGACGAGAAGGGCaagttggaggaggaggaggtcatGAGCTACAAGGCGAAAGGCGGGGAAGGCAAAAGCCTGGCGGCCATCAGAGAAGGAGTCATCAAAACGGAGGAGCCTGAGAGACTCCGCGAGGACTACAGGCTCGGCACAGAGCCTGCGTCCAGTGGCCTGATCCATGGCAGCAAGGATGTCACCCTGACCCAGCCGTCCAGTGCCTTTGGGCCGCACCAGCAAGACCTCAGGATCCCTTTGACTCTTCACACCGTGCCCCCTGGGGCCCTGATCCAGTTTCAGAGACCTCCACCTTCAGAGCTGATACGATTGACCAAGGTCCCCTTGACACCAGTGCCTATTAAAATGCAGTCCTTACTGGAGCCTTCTGTAAAAATTGAAACCAAAGATGTCCCGCTCACCGTACTTCCCTCAGATGCAG GAATACCAGATACTCCCTTCAGTAAGGACAGAAATGGTCATGTGAAGCGACCCATGAATGCATTTATGGTTTGGGCAAGGATCCACCGGCCAGCACTAGCCAAAGCTAACCCAGCAGCCAACAATGCAGAAATCAGTGTCCAGCTCGGGTTAGAGTGGAACAAACTTAgtgaagaacaaaagaaaccctATTATGATGAAGcacaaaagattaaagaaaagcacagagaggAATTTCCTG GTTGGGTTTATCAGCCTCGTCCAGGGAAGCGAAAACGCTTCCCTCTAAGCGTTTCCAATGTACTTTCTGGTACCACACAGAATATCATCTCTACAAATCCAACAACAATTTATCCTTGTTGCTCACCTACCTACTCTGTGGTAATTCCCAGCCTACAGAACACCATCACTCATTCCGTTG